A genomic region of Streptomyces diastaticus subsp. diastaticus contains the following coding sequences:
- the gcvT gene encoding glycine cleavage system aminomethyltransferase GcvT — MSQTPRTTALDATHRALGATMTDFAGWDMPLRYGSERDEHQAVRTRAGLFDLSHMGEITVLGPDATRFLAHALVGNIATVGPGRARYTMICQEDGGILDDLIVYRLGTVEAPEFMVVANAGNAQVVLDALTGRAASFDVEVRDDRDAYALLAVQGPASSAILASLTDAGLEELKYYAGLPGTVAGVEALIARTGYTGEDGFELFVAPGDAVALWEALTTAGAEAGLVPCGLSCRDTLRLEAGMPLYGHELTRALTPFDAGLGRLVKFEKEGDFVGRAALEKAAEEAAARPPRTLVGLVAEGRRVPRAGYQVVADGQVIGEVTSGAPSPTLGKPIAMAYVDAGHAAPGTPGVGVDIRGSHEPYEVVALPFYKRQK; from the coding sequence ATGAGCCAGACCCCCCGTACGACCGCACTCGACGCCACGCACCGGGCGCTCGGGGCCACGATGACCGACTTCGCCGGCTGGGACATGCCGCTGCGGTACGGCAGTGAGCGCGACGAGCACCAGGCGGTACGGACCCGCGCCGGGCTGTTCGACCTCTCCCACATGGGCGAGATCACCGTGCTGGGCCCCGACGCCACCCGCTTCCTCGCCCACGCCCTGGTCGGCAACATCGCCACCGTAGGCCCCGGCCGGGCCCGCTACACGATGATCTGCCAGGAGGACGGCGGCATCCTCGACGACCTGATCGTCTACCGGCTCGGTACCGTCGAGGCCCCCGAGTTCATGGTCGTCGCCAACGCCGGCAACGCCCAGGTGGTGCTGGACGCGCTGACCGGACGGGCCGCCTCCTTCGACGTCGAGGTCCGCGACGACCGCGACGCGTACGCGCTGCTGGCCGTGCAGGGCCCCGCCTCCAGCGCGATCCTCGCCTCCCTCACCGACGCCGGCCTGGAGGAGCTGAAGTACTACGCGGGCCTGCCCGGCACCGTGGCCGGGGTCGAGGCGCTCATCGCACGGACCGGCTACACCGGCGAGGACGGCTTCGAGCTGTTCGTGGCGCCCGGTGACGCGGTGGCCCTGTGGGAGGCGCTGACCACCGCCGGGGCCGAGGCGGGGCTGGTGCCGTGCGGGCTCTCCTGCCGCGACACGCTGCGTCTGGAGGCCGGCATGCCGCTGTACGGCCACGAGCTGACGAGGGCGCTCACGCCGTTCGACGCCGGACTCGGCCGGCTGGTGAAGTTCGAGAAGGAGGGCGACTTCGTCGGCCGCGCGGCGCTGGAGAAGGCGGCCGAGGAGGCCGCCGCCCGCCCGCCCCGCACCCTGGTCGGCCTGGTCGCCGAGGGCCGCCGGGTGCCGCGCGCCGGCTACCAGGTGGTCGCGGACGGCCAGGTGATCGGCGAGGTCACCTCGGGCGCCCCCTCCCCCACCCTGGGCAAGCCGATCGCCATGGCGTACGTCGACGCCGGCCACGCCGCGCCCGGCACGCCCGGAGTCGGCGTCGACATCCGCGGCAGCCACGAGCCGTACGAGGTCGTGGCCCTGCCCTTCTACAAGCGCCAGAAGTAG
- a CDS encoding enhanced serine sensitivity protein SseB C-terminal domain-containing protein: MSASGTAAAGQVEHMLRQVAPGRYDAYEGLLHALADPGGQVWMLLWHGQAGSPDAQYAAMEVEGLGYAPCVTSAQELAASGWTRAHEVVATREAAAGLYPDQVGLWINPHGPGGGVGVPWADLRRLAVGLDAQPPGPLRISEPVIELPQFYALLGQNAHRTPALRSLRRAWVQPALGVPYLAIGLDVYDPGAHAVESVRAMMRQSVGAVPDGLAVSTVAMSDPYDPVALWLRAHARPFYDRDAHAAPPASGYGYPQPYGS; encoded by the coding sequence GTGAGTGCGTCGGGCACGGCCGCGGCCGGGCAGGTCGAGCACATGCTGCGCCAGGTGGCCCCCGGGCGGTACGACGCCTACGAGGGGTTGCTGCACGCGCTCGCCGACCCCGGCGGGCAGGTCTGGATGCTGCTCTGGCACGGCCAGGCCGGCTCGCCCGACGCGCAGTACGCCGCCATGGAGGTCGAAGGCCTCGGCTACGCGCCCTGCGTCACCTCCGCCCAGGAACTGGCGGCCAGCGGCTGGACCCGCGCCCACGAGGTGGTCGCCACCCGTGAGGCCGCCGCCGGGCTCTACCCGGACCAGGTCGGACTCTGGATCAATCCGCACGGTCCGGGCGGCGGCGTCGGCGTGCCCTGGGCGGACCTGCGCCGCCTCGCCGTCGGCCTCGACGCCCAGCCGCCGGGACCGCTGCGGATCTCCGAGCCGGTCATCGAACTCCCGCAGTTCTACGCCCTGCTGGGGCAGAACGCGCACCGCACCCCCGCGCTCCGCTCGCTGCGCCGCGCCTGGGTCCAGCCCGCCCTCGGCGTGCCGTACCTGGCGATCGGTCTCGACGTGTACGACCCGGGCGCGCACGCCGTGGAGTCGGTGCGGGCCATGATGCGCCAGTCGGTCGGCGCCGTCCCCGACGGCCTCGCCGTCTCCACCGTCGCCATGTCCGACCCCTACGACCCGGTCGCCCTCTGGCTGCGCGCCCACGCCCGCCCCTTCTACGACCGCGACGCCCACGCCGCCCCGCCCGCCTCCGGGTACGGGTACCCGCAGCCGTACGGCAGTTGA
- a CDS encoding enhanced serine sensitivity protein SseB — protein MSIPAQAPQGVYGGWPSNELEEALAASLGAESAGGRLVEVLGRSSVWVPLPNGGGPESGALDLPTLDIDGGAYVPVFSSEQQFRSCVGGHLAFAVAPAAEFARGLPPQLGIAVNPGGTVGVPLPPLAVAELCRTGRSPLDGPATGGRVRTYEPDWQEDPVDFLGVAAGEFEESGVVATARRCLASVEAEDPVLFIGVELNRRDDDAAQRAMDALGRALGRTPVPWPVNLVLLDATDDLVARWMAGKLRPFYRREP, from the coding sequence ATGAGCATCCCGGCCCAGGCCCCCCAAGGGGTCTACGGCGGATGGCCGAGCAACGAACTGGAGGAGGCCCTTGCGGCCTCCCTCGGCGCCGAGTCGGCGGGCGGACGGCTGGTCGAGGTCCTCGGCCGCAGCAGTGTCTGGGTCCCGCTGCCCAACGGCGGCGGCCCGGAGAGCGGCGCCCTGGACCTGCCGACGCTGGACATCGACGGCGGCGCGTACGTCCCGGTGTTCAGCTCGGAGCAGCAGTTCCGCTCCTGCGTCGGCGGCCACCTGGCCTTCGCCGTCGCCCCCGCCGCCGAGTTCGCCCGCGGCCTGCCCCCGCAACTGGGCATCGCGGTCAACCCGGGCGGCACCGTCGGCGTCCCGCTGCCCCCGCTCGCCGTGGCCGAACTGTGCCGCACCGGCCGGTCCCCGCTCGACGGGCCCGCCACCGGCGGCCGGGTGCGCACCTACGAGCCCGACTGGCAGGAGGACCCGGTGGACTTCCTCGGTGTCGCCGCCGGGGAGTTCGAGGAGTCCGGTGTCGTCGCCACCGCCCGGCGCTGCCTGGCCAGCGTCGAGGCCGAGGACCCGGTGCTGTTCATCGGCGTCGAGCTGAACCGCCGCGACGACGACGCGGCCCAGCGCGCCATGGACGCCCTCGGCCGCGCCCTGGGCCGCACGCCGGTCCCGTGGCCGGTCAACCTCGTCCTGCTGGACGCCACGGACGACCTGGTCGCCCGCTGGATGGCGGGCAAGCTGCGCCCCTTCTACCGGCGCGAGCCGTAG
- the gcvH gene encoding glycine cleavage system protein GcvH produces the protein MSNPQQLRYSKEHEWLSAAENGVSTIGITEYAAGALGDVVYAQLPEVGSTVTAGETCGELESTKSVSDLYSPVSGEITEINEDVVNDPSLVNTAPFEGGWLFKVRVTEEPDDLLSADAYTEFSGN, from the coding sequence ATGAGCAACCCCCAGCAGCTGCGCTACAGCAAGGAGCACGAGTGGCTGTCGGCCGCCGAGAACGGCGTGTCGACGATCGGCATCACGGAGTACGCGGCAGGCGCGCTCGGTGACGTCGTCTACGCCCAGCTCCCGGAGGTCGGCTCCACGGTCACCGCGGGCGAGACCTGCGGCGAGCTGGAGTCGACCAAGTCGGTCAGCGATCTGTACTCCCCCGTCTCCGGTGAGATCACCGAGATCAACGAGGACGTCGTGAACGACCCGTCGCTGGTGAACACCGCCCCCTTCGAGGGCGGCTGGCTGTTCAAGGTGCGCGTCACCGAGGAGCCGGACGATCTGCTCTCGGCCGACGCGTACACCGAGTTCTCCGGCAACTGA
- a CDS encoding AAA family ATPase — protein MTARGEPTTVQSSSGRAVSAPPHSSGGPVPPALALDATLSALPAQPGARRAPAAVRDLRGPGDRPAPDTLTFGQGDLVVISGLPGSGKSTLIRRTVRAARADSQDTREQWEARLPAALPYALYRPLARIAHYAALRRLLRSGRSVVVHDCGTQSWVRHWLTREARRRGRSLHLLFLDVDPDTALDGQRARGRGVSRYAFLRHRRAVARLLAALEAGDPPRGCDAAVLLDRAAAGRLRALTFRA, from the coding sequence GTGACCGCACGGGGGGAGCCGACCACGGTGCAGAGCAGCAGCGGACGAGCGGTGTCCGCCCCGCCCCACAGTTCCGGCGGGCCCGTCCCGCCCGCCCTCGCCCTCGACGCCACCCTCTCCGCCCTGCCCGCCCAGCCGGGCGCCCGCCGGGCCCCGGCCGCCGTCCGCGACCTGCGGGGCCCCGGCGACCGCCCCGCACCCGACACCCTCACCTTCGGCCAGGGCGACCTGGTCGTCATCTCCGGCCTGCCCGGCAGCGGCAAGTCCACCCTGATCCGCCGCACCGTCCGCGCCGCCCGCGCCGACTCCCAGGACACCCGCGAGCAGTGGGAGGCCCGCCTCCCGGCCGCCCTGCCCTACGCCCTGTACCGCCCGCTGGCCCGGATCGCCCACTACGCCGCCCTGCGCCGCCTGCTCCGCTCGGGCCGCAGCGTCGTCGTCCACGACTGCGGCACCCAGAGCTGGGTCCGTCACTGGCTCACCCGGGAGGCCCGCCGCCGCGGCCGCTCCCTGCACCTGCTCTTCCTCGACGTCGACCCGGACACCGCCCTGGACGGCCAGCGGGCCCGCGGCAGAGGCGTCAGCAGGTACGCCTTCCTGCGCCACCGCCGCGCCGTCGCCCGCCTGCTGGCCGCCCTGGAGGCGGGCGACCCGCCGCGCGGCTGCGACGCCGCCGTCCTCCTCGACCGGGCCGCCGCCGGCCGGCTGCGCGCCCTCACCTTCCGCGCCTGA
- the glyA gene encoding serine hydroxymethyltransferase: MSSKSLLNAPLHELDPDVAAAVDAELLRQQSTLEMIASENFAPVAVMEAQGSVLTNKYAEGYPGRRYYGGCEHVDVIEKIAIDRIKELFGAEAANVQPHSGAQANAAAMFALLKPGDTIMGLDLAHGGHLTHGMKINFSGKLYNVVAYHVDAESGQVDMAEVERLAKESRPKLIVAGWSAYPRQLDFAAFRRIADEVGAYLMVDMAHFAGLVAAGLHPSPVPHAHVVTTTTHKTLGGPRGGVILSTADLAKKINSAVFPGQQGGPLEHVVAAKAVAFKVAASEEFKERQHRTVEGARILAERLIQPDVTDHGVSVLSGGTDVHLVLVDLRMSELDGQQAEDRLHEVGITVNRNAVPNDPRPPMVTSGLRIGTPALATRGFEAEDFAEVADIIAEALKPSYEAEALKARVTALAEKHPLYTGLK; encoded by the coding sequence ATGTCTTCGAAGTCGCTTCTGAACGCCCCCCTCCACGAGCTCGACCCGGACGTCGCCGCCGCCGTCGACGCCGAGCTGCTCCGTCAGCAGTCCACGCTCGAGATGATCGCCTCGGAGAACTTCGCTCCGGTCGCCGTCATGGAGGCGCAGGGCTCCGTCCTCACCAACAAGTACGCCGAGGGCTACCCCGGCCGCCGCTACTACGGCGGCTGCGAGCACGTCGACGTGATCGAGAAGATCGCCATCGACCGCATCAAGGAGCTGTTCGGCGCCGAGGCGGCCAACGTCCAGCCGCACTCCGGTGCGCAGGCCAACGCCGCCGCGATGTTCGCGCTGCTGAAGCCGGGCGACACGATCATGGGCCTGGACCTGGCCCACGGCGGTCACCTGACCCACGGCATGAAGATCAACTTCTCCGGCAAGCTCTACAACGTGGTCGCCTACCACGTCGACGCCGAGAGCGGTCAGGTCGACATGGCCGAGGTCGAGCGGCTCGCCAAGGAGTCCCGCCCGAAGCTGATCGTGGCCGGCTGGTCGGCCTACCCGCGCCAGCTGGACTTCGCCGCCTTCCGCAGGATCGCGGACGAGGTCGGGGCGTACCTGATGGTGGACATGGCGCACTTCGCCGGGCTGGTGGCGGCCGGGCTGCACCCCTCGCCGGTGCCGCACGCGCACGTCGTCACCACCACCACACACAAGACGCTGGGCGGCCCGCGCGGCGGCGTCATCCTCTCCACCGCCGACCTGGCCAAGAAGATCAACTCCGCGGTCTTCCCCGGCCAGCAGGGCGGTCCGCTGGAGCACGTGGTGGCCGCCAAGGCCGTCGCGTTCAAGGTCGCGGCCTCCGAGGAGTTCAAGGAGCGCCAGCACCGCACCGTCGAGGGTGCCCGCATCCTCGCCGAACGCCTCATCCAGCCCGACGTCACCGACCACGGCGTCTCGGTCCTCTCCGGCGGCACCGACGTCCACCTGGTCCTGGTCGACCTGCGGATGAGCGAGCTGGACGGGCAGCAGGCGGAGGACCGCCTCCACGAGGTCGGCATCACCGTCAACCGCAACGCCGTCCCGAACGACCCCCGGCCTCCGATGGTCACCTCGGGTCTGCGCATCGGCACCCCGGCGCTGGCCACCCGCGGCTTCGAGGCGGAGGACTTCGCCGAGGTCGCCGACATCATCGCCGAGGCCCTCAAGCCCTCCTACGAGGCCGAGGCGCTGAAGGCGCGGGTCACCGCCCTCGCCGAGAAGCACCCGCTGTACACCGGACTCAAGTAG